The nucleotide sequence atgtgccaggaactgctcTAGGTACACagaataaacaaaactaaatCCTTCTACTTGGGAAGTTTACATTTTAGTGAAGAGACAGACGATAAAcaagtgaaacagaaaaaaatcaggtgGTGGTAAATCCTGTGAAGCAAAATTAATCTGGGAATAGAGAGTGATGAAAGGGTtaatctttgtttgtttgtttgtttgttttgagacagaggagGAGTCCcactagctctgtcacccaggctaaagtgcagtggcccgatctcgggctcactgcaacctccgcctcctgggttcaagcgattctcctgcctcagcctcctgagtagctgggattataggcgcctgccaccacacccagctaatttttgtgtttttagtagagatggggtttcaccatgttggccaggctggtctcaaactcctgacctcaagtgatccttcccgctttggccccccaaagtgctgggattacaggcatgagccaccacacccggtcgaAAGGGTTAATCTTAAACAGATGATCAGGGAAGGGGTCTCTGGGGAGAGAGCCTGTGAGGAGAAACACACTGACATTTGCCCACAGCATGATGAGTGGTTATGACTCATAGGCTTGTCTCTTGCATGCCTGCGCTTCTCCTCCTCCATTTGAGTTGTGTGCTTAGTGAGGGTCCgttgtgtttttttctaaacATCATGTGtctgtgggctgggcgcagtggctcatgcctgtaatcctaacactttgggaggccgaggcaggattgcttaagcccaggggtttgagaccagcctgggccacatagtgatatcttgtctctgtaaaaaaaggaaaaaaaaaaagaatgaaaacaattttttaaatgtgtgtatggCACTTATGCTTACAGTTGCAACTAcgtaatttaatgaaataatacgAAAAATGAAATATGAGTACCAAAAAAGAGGGTTGCTATTGCTATGAAAACTAAGTTGAAAATCAGAAACACTTGTTGAAGATGAGTAGCTAAGACAAATTGTTATTGAGTTAATTATGAACAAGTTAATGGTAAAAGCCTAGgagaaaaatttatagaaatCTAAAAAGATTCTGTAGTGAAGATTGTTTTACAGGTGTATTCAAGATGTTCTTCcattttaaagaaagcaaaactaGAAATCTCAGATGGTATGTTATGTGTCTGGTCTGTTTATGTAGGAAAGTGATGCAGAATGCCAATGAATATATCAAGGAAAAGCCTTGGCTTTACATTACAACAGCCCCTGCCTTCAAGGCAACCACAACTCCCATCGAGTCTGTTTTCTAAATGTCTCACaaatcctttgtttcttttcttctcggCTACTTCTGTGTTTCAGGCCATCCTCATTCCTTGCTTAGAGTACTGCTATGTCATCCTAACCAATCTCTCTGCCTCATTCCCCACTCTAGTCCACCTGCTTACCAcatttctaaaacagaaaaatggatCATGCCATTTTTCTCTAGAATTACACACAAAGATGAATTCTAAACCCTAACTTTTAAGTCTCAGATTAGAAGTCACTTCTTTTAGGGACCTTTCCTGAACACCTACCCCTGTAATCAGTTAGACACTCCTGCCCCACTACATGCTCCCGGAGCAGCCAATGCTTCCCCATCAGCACTTACCATAAGGTGATTTAAGTGCCTATGTTCCCTTTGTAACCCCTCCAGATTCTGAGCCCCGTTATCACTCTTAACCAGAGTAAGGGCATATGTtaaacactcaacaaatgtttattaaatgagtaagtgaatgaaGTAGATTGTTAGAACCCTTTTTTTTCTGCCATCGGTTTGTAAGTCACCATCTCCCATCTATAGGAGTTTGAAGTTTTCCCTTAAAAGTAGCCACAGGAGGAACAGGTACTCTCAtaattgttggtgggaatgcaaagtggTACAGCCCTAAAGGAGAGGAATTTGGCAATATGTAGCAAAATTAAAACCCCACAGTCACAAATCACAGTCCTGTGAGTCCATCCCAAACATATGCTGGCAAAAAGATGCAAAGATAGGAGATATTTGTAACAGTAAAAGCTATGAGATAAGATCCAAGATTTGAGAATTTTTTGTACCACTACTTACCGTGGCAAAAGACTGGGAACAGCCTCCAAATCCGTCAGCAGAGAACTGACTGAATAATGTTATGGTCACCTGTAGAGTGTGGTACTCTGCAGTTGTAAAAGAGCAATGGATTCATTAGGAGATAGCAATTGAATAGGAGATTCAATATGTATTGCTGCAGATAACCCTCAGGGATCTATTGCAAAGTGAAAACAGCAAggtgtaggctgggcacggtggctcatgcttataatcccagcactttgggaggctgaggcaggcaaatcacttgagcccaggagtttgaaaccagcttgggcaacatggcaaaaccccatctctacaaaaaaatacaaaaaactatctgcgcatggtggcatgcacttgtagtcccagctactctggaggctaaggtggaaggatcacctgagtccgggaggttgaggcttcagtgaacagtgatggtgccactgcgctccagcctgggtgacagagtgagaccatgtctcaaaaaaaaaaatatatatatatagagagagagagagagagagagcgagagagagagagagcaaggtgtAAACAAGTACACATAGTATGTTACATTTTAAGTAGGAAGGTGGTATGgaggaaaataaatacatgtgtcCATTGTTTAAAAAGGAACAATGGAAAGAAAACCACAAAGCTAATAAAAATAGTTATGCATCGGGCTGGGTgtaggggctcatgcctgtaatcccagtactttgggaggctgaggcgggtggatcacctgaggatgggagtttgagaccagcctggccaacacggtgaaacctcgtctctactaaaaatataaaaattaggtgagcgtggtggcatgtacctataatcccagctactcaggaggctgctgcaggagaatctcttgaatctgggatgcggaggttgcagtgagccaagattgcatcactgcactccagcctgggtgacagagtgataccctgtttcaaaaaaatgaaaattaaaaaataaaaaaatagttttgcatGTGGGGGAGAGAACAGGGAAAGAAAGGGACAGAGATGGAAAAtcctattttattgttttgactTTAGACATCCAGAAAGGGTTACtaactttaaaactttaaataaagttGCCCTGGGTTGGGGAAGAAATCTGGCAATCCTAGTTACTTTGAAGTCACGCTACCCTTTTCACTAGAGTCTCCCTGACCCAAGAGAACAGGGAAGGGCCGGTAGGATACACATAACAGTAGCTCCTTTTACTTGGCTGGATTTAGGTATGCCAGGAGCAGGGTGCAGTATTAGGCCAGAAATCTCTGTTGGTCTCTGCTTGCCTCTCAGTGCTAATGCGGTCAGCTCTCCTTGACTGTAGACCATCCAGCCAAATCCAagctctgcttttctcttttggaCTCAGGACCCATTAAACTCAGTAACCTCATTAAATTCTGCCTGcacatttctcctttcttttcttttcttttcttttttttttttttgagacagagtctcactctgttgccaggctggagtgcaatggtgcgatctcggctcactgcaacctctgcctcccaagttcaagagattctcctgcctcagcctcctgaataactgggattacaggcacgtgccaccatgcctggctaatttttgtaattttggtaaaggggttttgccatgttggccaggctggtcttgaactcctgatctcaggtgattgcctgcctcggcctccgaaagtgctgggattacaggcgtgagccaccgcacctggccatctcctttcttttctttttcccagccCTGTCTGGTCATCTTTTATGGGGTGGTTCCCCATTTTAAGCCCTGAGCTTCTCCTCATGGCTTCCCCACACCCCCCACTGtttctcttattccatttttcttttcttttttttttttgagacagggtcttgctttgtcgcccaggctggagtacagtggtgcgatcttggctcactgcaactttcgcctcctgggttcaagcaattctcccacctcagcctcccgagtagctgggattacaagcgcagccaccatgcccagctaacttgtatttttcggtagagtggggtttcaccatgttgcccaggctggtcttaaactcctgacctcaagtgatccacccaccttggcctcccgaagtgctgagattacgggcatgagccaccgcacctggccttctcttatttcatttctaaatagCTGTATTCCTCTGTCCTTTTCAGCCCCATTCTAACTCTTGCATCTTTACTACTTTCAAACAACCCCAAATCTCAAATCTGCCTTTAAAGAATTAAGAGTCATGTTCTCTCACTGGACTTGTGGAGCCAAAGTTTTTTTGCAGACTTCTCTTAGCACTTAATGAATACACTGTGCCAACAGCCCAGCAGTTAGGAAGCACTTGATTTCTCAGGCAGTGGCCTTTGAAACAGATGTCGGGTCCGTGCCAGAACTGCCATAGTGCCAATGAAATGAATTTTCAAcatgaacaaatagaaaattatcCTTCATTAAATTTTGAGTGTTTGTGGTTgtatagggtggaggagtgggagaggagagagggtagTAGTGTAACAGCTGCAAAGAGAAGATTACAGGAAGTTTGGGAATTttgattattaccattttatttttgtcttccagcTGCTAGGTCAGGCAGCTCGAAACATGGTACTCCAGGAAGATGCCATCTTGCACTCAGAAGATGtaagaaacaactttttttttttaatgatttgggTTTATGTATATGGTTTGTGTGGCCACAGGAAAGTGGAAatgttctatttctctctctcttttttatgcAGAGTTTAAGGAAGATGGCAATAATAACAACACATCTTCAATACCAGTGAGTATGCCCCCTCCAGCAACTGTTTGCTGCAGAATCATTATCCCTGGTCTGCTTTCATGGACTTTGTGCTTCAGCACTTTCCTGTGGAGGCCAGAGTGGGAGTAAAGGTGGGGGTGGCCAAGGATGACTTTTCTCGATGGCAAAGATGCCTGAGACTACAGAAGAAGTGGGGGTAAAGGATGAGAATCAGGAGCAGAGTCCACCCTTTATGAACCTCCCCATGTTAAATTGAGGGCTCCTCAGAGAGAGACTATAAACCCTGTAAAGGCAGGGCTCGTGCCAGGACCATGCTAGCACTGTACTTGGCACCTGTGAGGCTGTTCATCAGTATTTGATGACTGACTGTGCCCAAGGTCTCTTCTGGGAAGTTAAGTTGGGTCCTCTACTAGGGAATCAAGTATAACATACCTGTATCCTACATGGTACATAGGTAACTGTGGCACCTGCTACATATAAATCATGTAGGGAATTTTGAAATATAAGACCCCCCCTTTCTCCATTATAATTTGCTCTTCATCTTATTTcatgttgttttatattttatgtactgataTTATACTTATGTACCTCTTAGAAATCTATggttggggctgggcgtggtggctcacacctgtaatcccagcactttgggaggccgaggagggcggatcacctgagatcaggagttcaagaccagcctggccaacatggtgaaaccccgtctctactaaagatacaaaaaagtagccgggtgtggtggtgggtgcctgtaatcccagctactcaggaggctgaagcgtgagaattgcttgaacctgggaggtggagtttgcagtgagtggagattgcacctctgcactctagccagggtgacaaaagtgaaactctgtctccagaaaaaaaaaaaaaaaaaaaagaggctgggcacagtggctcatgcctgtaattccagcactttgggaggctgaggcaggtggatcacctgaggtcaggagttctagattagcctggccaacacggcaaaaccccgtctctactaaaaatacaaaaattagccgggtgtggtggcacacacctgtaatcccagctactcgggaggctgaggcaggagaactgcttgagcccgggagacggaaatggcagtgagctgagatcgggcaccactccactccatcctggcgacagagtgagactctgtctcaaaaaaaacaaaaaaacaaaaacaaaagcaaacaaactatatatatatggttaGGAATTTCACTCTTCGATATTTAAATAGCTAATGTTTGTCATAATCATTAGTCATTCTTTGGGTATCTACATATTAGGTATTAGGTATGTGACCATTTGATTCCATATACACAGACTAATTTTAAGCCATGCATGTAGTTTGTTGAACCACATTTCTCACTCTGGGAGAGTGTTACTATCTGTTTGGGTTTAGATTCCATCTTTTCAGCAGCTCTGCACTCAGGAATCCCTGTTCAATAGCACAATCTTAGGGTAGGATGGACAGAAATACAGAATGTGACATAAGCTGAAATTTCTTCTGCCTATATGTATTATCTGGTCATAAATGAAACTTCTACTAGTTCACTTACGtgtattttcctctttccttttctgatttaGGCAAGAAGCTATTCAGAAGAAGTAAGTAACCCCAAAGGTAGAGGAGTAGGGAACCAACTGAAGCAGGCTGGGGGGATTTATACTGCTGGGTCCAGAATCAATACAAAACCCTGGTTGACACCTGCCCTCAAATTGAAATATGCTCTGGGATACTCACTTGGGATTTAAAGATACAGCATATTTCAAAGGTGTGCAGTAACTCAACTCACTGCTATTAATAGTAAAACTTTCTAAAAGTTATGGGGTATAGAGACCAATCTTAAGGAGTAGAAAACCTTTTACATTGGTAATATTCATTAAGCAGAGTAAATGTGCAAAAACCATTAAACAGCCTTGTTTTCTAAAATGGATTAAATTTGTCCCTTGCAACATTGTTTACATTGCTAATTGGCTTTGCAAACCTTTCTTCAGAGTTTAAACACTTCTGGGACACAACTGGACCAATATAAATTTTGATTTACATGCAACAGTATTTATGCATTAAAGTACAGATAGCTTGTACAGGACAGGTGTAgtggctggctcatgcctgtaattgcaggactttggaaggctgaggctggaggattgcttgagcccagagtttgagattGCCTTGtgcagcatagtgagactctgtctgtaatgggaaaaaaaaaatttgtaaatagTTGTACAAAGATGTCTTTATTATTGCTCATTTCagataaaccctgtctctattctaATTTCTAGTGTTGAACAGTCATCGGATCTACAGGACCAGTTGAATCATCTGTTGAAATAGAATGACATGTAAGAGTGCTGTAGGACTCCTTTGCCTAATGCTGAGGAGTAAATACCTTACACAGCTGTCCTCtgggtttggttttctattttcttctcccAAAGTTAAGTTAGAAAAGTTCTGtgttagggccgggcgcggtagctcacgcctgtaatctcagcactttgggaggccgaggcgggtggatcacgaggtcaggagttcgagaccgcctggccaagatggtgaaaccccgtctctactaaaaatacaaagaattagctgggcgtggtggcgggcgcctgtaatcccagctactcgggaagctgaggcaggagaatcgcttgaacccgggaggtggaggttgcagtgagccaagatggcgccactgcactccagcctgggcgacagagtgagattccatctccaaaaaagaaaaaagaaaaaagaaaagttctgtGTTGATGTACAGTTTCTCCTAAGAAGAAGCGAGGTGGTTGAATTTTGGAAGCACTTCTTGAATCGGATTAACCCATGCTCTTATTGAATTTTTTCATCTGCTCTGTTTAGTTTGATATTAAAGCAAAATTAAGAGGTCTTAGTTTTTCCTATAGAACTTTTAATATGTCAAAAGCTATATTGTCTAAATTTCAGTACTTAAGCAAATACTGAGTAGTGttttaaattcagaaatagaGCTTCTATTATGAACACAtgagaatgatttttttctcttaatcattattaaggaaatattttaatttcatggtCATATAATGGTGATAAGTAATacctgattgtttccttttctgttctaGTAACTCAGAGGAGATACGTGTTTTATTTGTGATAGCAAATTCCTAAATGAACATTAGGCAAGTGGTATCATTATCAGGCCAGCTGCAGCCTCTTGCCTTGACCTGCATTCCTAGAATTTCTTTGTTGCTGTAATTCTTGATTAAGTGACCTTGactttcattttgtaattttgcTAATCATCAGCAAATTCACTTGCATGACGTTACTGCCAAATATGAAGGCAGTTGAATTATTATGAGTGATTGTGGCAGAGGTTTGTGCCATGGTGAAAACTTTGATGTTTGTCTGTGTTCATTGGATCCatctttttaaatgacattaCCATGAGTCTGTTGTCAAACCTAAATATCTTTGTTTGAATTTAAAATGGGACTCTATATTGTTGTAGTTCAGGTCTTCATTGACTAAGAGATTGAGAGAAATCTGACATGAGAAAATATTGTTTTCACTGCAGGAATAAAGAGGAAGTAACAGTGAATCCAATATAGTTCATATTGTTATTGTCCAATCATCAAGTTAACTAAGCGTTATCAGATTATGTTTATTTCTCATACATATGGATATTAACTTAAGGTAAAAAAGCTAGATGTGAAGGATCTGAAAAAGCATTAATTTATGtactaattctataaacatgtattaatAATTGCAGTATTATTAAATACAGATGGACTCAATGTACCTTTGAAAAGACCACTAATTTAGAAAACAAAGCTAAGTGCAGTCATTACAAGAAGCAAAGAAATActtaagttagaaaaaaattaaaatgaaaggatGGTCTAAGTTTTCTTCATGCTGGAACAAATGTTAAAGAAGCAGTGATTGCTTACATTGTatgtgataaaatattaatacctttcacaatcaaaattttaatagtaaatataagataaaatttatattaaataatgaaaacGTATTTGTACTGAATTTAGTCACTAGAGAACATCgtaacaaaatacatgaaacaaaagtaGCCAGAAATGTGAGAACAGGTGGAAATGTATACATTATTTGatggtttgtttttttatggAAATAAACAACATACATAGAATTAAATGGTGatcaaaaacatggaaaaaatactTCACTAAATAACGTCTAAGTTGTAGAGGTTGTGCCggaagataatatttttaaaataacaaatgttcaaatgccataaaagaaaatttgtgtgATAATACCAAAGCAGTACTATAAGAAAATAAGCATGCTTTAAATCCCTGTATTAGGGATAgagtggaaattttttttttttaaggggtaTATAGTTAGAATTTAGAAagaatggaaatggaaataataaaactaaacaaattagaaaaaaataacaaattagaaaaaataaaaagtattaagtAGTTCTTGTAGATTAAATGGGTAAAGTGTCAGCTCAGCCAGAAAAGTACAAATTAGTAAATTCGTAATTGAATAGGcaatatataaaatcaatgaGATTTGAAAAGAGTTATCAGTTTGCTGCAAAAAATGTGATTAATATATGCCCAGCTccttataaagataaaaaattatgaaactgACACTTTTAACAGAGAATATTCCAGATTGGTTATGAGAAATAACCCACAAACTAAGAATAACCAATTAAAATGGCATTTGCTTGTGAAAGCTTTCATGAGACTTTTCCAAACTGTCAAAGAACATAtactcctggccaggcgtggtggctcacgcctgtaatcccaccactttgggaggccgaggcaggcagatcagagggtcaggagttcgagaccagcctggccaacatggtgaaaccccgtctctacttaaaaaatacaaaaattaaccaggcatggtggcacatgcctgtaatcccagctactcaggaggctgagacaggagaattgcttgaacccaggaggcagaggttgcagtgagccgagatcgagccactgcactccagcctgggtggcagagcaagactccatctcaaaaaacaaaacaaaacaaaacgaaaaacccCTATACTcccaaaatatagaaaatgataAGACACTAATTCATTTAATGAAGTAAAtgggattttcattttaaaaataaaattatgtaagaaAGATGATGCAAGAGGATGTAAGATAATGTAGGTGATTTTTTTATgagtatagatgcaaaaatccgaataaaatcttagaaaactgaatagagaaatattttgaataattgtTCATGTAACTCCAGAATTTCAAAGTTGATGTAATAGTTACAAAACACATTAcattaataagaaataataaaatcttttatCACTATAATATATACcaaaaaggcatttaaaatacactttctatttcaaaaaaacttaaaagaattttttaaaagggtaTGTTTTAAAACCCAACATAATATTTGATGAAGAAGAGTCATATAACCCCAGAATATTAGAGCTGTATGGGGCCTTAAAAGTTATTAAATTCTGGccccatgttttacagatgaaaaaaacacAGCCAGGAAGATGAaatgacttacccaaggtcactgAGCTTGATGGTAGGTCTTTTGACTACTAGTCTGGCTCTATTACCTGTTAGTTTCCTTATGCATAGAAACAAGGGTGCCACCTTCATTACTAGTCTTCAACATAATACTAAAGAGCTCTTAGAAAAGGAAAGGATCTTGGAAGTAGCTGAATCCAGTCCATTTGCCCCTGCTTCTGCATCTCAGGTGAGCCATCATCCAGTCATTCATCTGCTTCTGCTTCTCATATTTGGGGAATCCTTTACTTAGGAGTGCTGATCCTTTTGGAAATCTCCACTTCTTGAAAGATGGTTCTGTGTAATGAACCAAAATCTGCCTTTCTGGATAATCCTGGAATTGTCACTCCAGTAGCTTCCAAGATAGAATGTGTGATGGTGTGCACAGGCCTCCGTTAAAGGGTAGGGAAGAAAATTTCTATGTATGTTagttttttatcttaaaaaaattagcttttgtgaggctgggcgtggtggctcacgcctgtaatcccagcactttgggaggccgaggcgggcagatcacgaggtctggagattgagaccgtcctggctaacacagtgaaaccccgtctctactaaaaatacaaaaaattagctgggcgtggtggcaggcgcctgtagtcccagctattcgggaggtgaggcagtagaatggcatgaacccgggaggcggagcttgcagtgagctgagatcctgccactgcactccagcctgggtgacagagcgagactctgtctcgaaaaaataaaaaagcttttgccaatatttaaaatatgacttgATGTGAGAGTCCTAATTTCTTCTACGCAGTATACAGATATATAGCATTCCTGTCATTTAGCAGGGGTgatagtaaaacaaaaaaacaaaaaaccccacaaaacctgTGGTGAGGCACTGACCAATCAGAATGATTGATGGTCACAGTCTGGTCCAAAATTAGCCCCCACACCAGACACCATGGAGGAAAAGTGAGAATAACTCAATTTAAGTTGACGGTTTGTTTTATTGCAGTTTATCTGTGTGTGAATAGGTAGATTTAAGgattgttggccaggtgtggtggctcacgcctggaatcccagcacttttaggaggcagaggcaggcggatcacttgagatcaggagttcgagaccagcctggccaacatggtgaaaccctgtctctactaaaaatacaaattagccaggcatggtagtgcatgcctgtaattccagctacttgggaggctgaggcaggagaatcgcttgaaccggggaggcagaggttgcagtgagccgagattgcgccattgcgctccagcttgggcaacaagagcgaaactctgtctcaaaaaaaaaaaaaaaaaaaaaaaaaggattgtcaAATGATTCTTGTAAGTAAACCATAAATTAAAGATAACAAGCACAAGAGAAAAATGATACAGCCCTTTCCTTGACCTCTCACTAATCTGCCCTTTTAAGATAAAGATATCATTTTAACTATGAGAAGGTAACTGCTTTTCTAAAGGAGCTCATTTTATGAagagaatattttgaaaactaaTATTTAGGAGTGTTTTCACCATTCTATGATTGCCCAAAAACTAAGTGATACTTATAAAAACACTAAGTTTTATACATATACTAGTTGGAAATATTCCAAGCTGTAGAAATATTCCAACAAGGATTATTTCCATGGGgttaatttgttaaaaatataaaagacaccACCTTTCTATTAATTTGTAACAACTAATTGACATCAGAGAAGATGAAAATTTACTAGCTGGATATCAACcagatttttgtattattggCAATTGAgattgaaaaatgaatgaaggagTCTACTTCATCCATTTAGATATCCTTTCACTTGGATCTCCCTGTTTCCTTACTGTCCTAATGAATAGAAATGATCGttacaagctgggcatggtggcttgcacctgtagtcccagctactggggaggctgaggagggaggatggcctgaggccAGAGTTGAAGGATCCAGAGATGATTGCGCAGTGACGCTAAGCTTGGGCCACAGAgttgagaccctgactctaaaattttttttttaatttaaattataaaaagagaaatgcttGTTACAATCACAAAAGGAAACaagatatacacatataattgtggaagtaaaaataattaaaaaatactttcaggtgctcacttcagcagcacatatattACAGTTGGAACGATAGAGAAGATTTgcatggcccctgtgcaaggatgacatACAAATTCGTGAAGtgttccatatttaaaaaaacaaaaaatacttttgggcctggcactgtggctcatgcctgtaatccaaacactttgggaggctgaggcgggcggattgcttgaacccaggagttggagaccagcctggacaacatggtgaaatcccgtctctataaaaaaatacaaaaattaaccaggtgtggtggtgcacgcctgtaatccaaggtacttgggaggctgaggcaggaggatcgcttgagccaggaggttgggcctgggtaacagagaccgtctcaaaaaaatttaaaaattaaaaaaaaactttctgcaAGATGAAGTGACAATACCTAGAAAATACATGTGACTTGACCAAAAATTACTATAGGTGaaaataaatttagcaaagttgCTTTCCTAAATACAACCCAAAATAGACTGGGAACAGCTACATACTGTTAATGGTTCCATCTgtgtgacattctagaaaaggcagaaCTATAGGGAGGGAAAACATCTGTGGTTGCACAGGAGCtaggggtgggaagagggaatTTACTACAAAGAGGCACGAAGAAACTTGTGGGCCAGAGCTATTTTGGTCTCAGTTTTGGTGATGTATATACGTTTGCCAGAGTTCACAGAACTGCACACTGAAGAAAGATGGATTTCACggaatgtgaattatatctcaacaaactTGACTTTAAAAAACAGATCGAGAAAAGATGATTCTATTCCCAaaaagggggaggggggaagatCATTATATAGGTGAGTGTTTATTTAAAGCAGAGTACGAGATTTATCCGTGAAAATCGCGGTGGAGCGAACAAGGGGGATGCTGATACCGACCTCCTGGTTGGAAAGCCTGTAGAGCAGCGCGGATGACAGTGGAACAGCGGGTCAGGCGGTGGGCGCCGGAGCGAGGGGCTGGAGCGGGATGGGCGGGCGGAGCAAGCCTGC is from Pan paniscus chromosome 8, NHGRI_mPanPan1-v2.0_pri, whole genome shotgun sequence and encodes:
- the BORCS7 gene encoding BLOC-1-related complex subunit 7 yields the protein MMATGTPESQARFGQSVKGLLTEKVTTCGTDVIALTKQVLKGSRSSELLGQAARNMVLQEDAILHSEDSLRKMAIITTHLQYQQEAIQKNVEQSSDLQDQLNHLLK